One window of the Amycolatopsis mediterranei genome contains the following:
- a CDS encoding NAD(P)/FAD-dependent oxidoreductase codes for MTTFVIAGGGLTGAKAAETLRVEGFDGRVVLVGAEPDLPYERPPLSKGYLLDQDDRASVFVHEEKWYVDQRIEVLTGRRVTALDRAAHEVELAGGERLGYTKLLLATGASPRRLRVPGNDLDGVHYLRRLAHADRLRDALAAGGRVVVAGAGWVGLETAAAARHYGCPVTIVEPGPTPLHATLGPEVGGYFADLHRRHGVELRFGTGVTGFAGDSAVSAVLTDDGEIPADVVVVGIGARPETQLAAEAGLAVDDGVLVDAGLRTDDPDVFAAGDVASVWQERYGRRVRVEHWAAATNGGPAAALAMLGREVVHDDLPYFFSDQYDAGMEFTGWFPPGGYDRVVTRGDAEAFHAFWLTGGRVVAGLHVNKWDEGLDAVRELILSGRTVDADRLADPARPLTD; via the coding sequence ATGACCACGTTCGTCATCGCCGGCGGCGGGCTGACCGGCGCGAAGGCCGCGGAAACCCTGCGGGTCGAGGGGTTCGACGGGCGGGTCGTGCTCGTCGGCGCCGAACCGGACCTGCCCTACGAGCGGCCGCCGCTGTCGAAGGGGTACCTGCTCGACCAGGACGACCGCGCCTCGGTGTTCGTCCACGAGGAGAAGTGGTACGTCGACCAGCGCATCGAGGTGCTGACCGGCCGACGCGTGACCGCGCTGGACCGGGCGGCGCACGAGGTGGAACTGGCCGGCGGCGAACGCCTCGGGTACACGAAGCTGCTGCTGGCGACCGGGGCGTCGCCGCGGCGGTTGCGGGTGCCCGGCAACGACCTCGACGGCGTCCACTACCTGCGCCGGCTCGCGCACGCCGACCGGTTGCGCGACGCGCTGGCCGCGGGCGGCCGGGTCGTCGTGGCCGGCGCCGGCTGGGTCGGGCTGGAGACGGCCGCCGCCGCGCGCCACTACGGCTGCCCGGTGACGATCGTCGAGCCCGGACCGACCCCGCTGCACGCCACGCTCGGGCCGGAGGTGGGCGGGTACTTCGCCGACCTGCACCGCCGCCACGGCGTCGAACTGCGGTTCGGCACCGGCGTGACGGGCTTCGCGGGCGATTCCGCGGTCTCGGCGGTGCTGACCGACGACGGCGAGATCCCGGCCGACGTGGTCGTCGTCGGCATCGGCGCCCGGCCCGAGACGCAGCTGGCCGCCGAGGCGGGCTTGGCCGTCGACGACGGCGTCCTCGTGGACGCGGGCCTGCGCACGGACGACCCGGACGTCTTCGCGGCGGGCGACGTCGCGAGCGTGTGGCAGGAGCGCTACGGACGTCGCGTCCGCGTGGAGCACTGGGCCGCGGCGACGAACGGCGGCCCGGCGGCGGCACTGGCGATGCTCGGCCGCGAAGTGGTCCACGACGACCTGCCGTACTTCTTCTCGGACCAGTACGACGCGGGCATGGAGTTCACCGGCTGGTTCCCGCCGGGCGGTTACGACCGCGTCGTCACCCGCGGCGACGCCGAGGCGTTCCACGCGTTCTGGCTCACCGGCGGCCGGGTGGTCGCGGGACTGCACGTGAACAAGTGGGACGAGGGCCTCGACGCGGTGCGCGAACTGATCCTCAGTGGACGGACCGTGGACGCGGACCGGCTCGCCGACCCGGCCCGGCCGCTGACGGACTGA
- a CDS encoding TetR/AcrR family transcriptional regulator, whose protein sequence is MSLPTVDWETSGAEGLRERKKRLLRRRLTDTATAMFLERGFDAVRVAEIAAACDVSEKTVFNYFPSKEALILDRPEATMAALRDGLAGTGRTPVEAVLEILAGELDALLSWLETQPDRAGASARIQAFAELVRSTPALRAHHRDRTEQLEAVAAEVLAARTGRAADDPRCQIAATALLGLWGIQSTALRRSLDGERSPDQVRRAVTADVRSAARLIDTGLAEFAAGSR, encoded by the coding sequence ATGAGCTTGCCCACGGTGGACTGGGAGACCTCCGGCGCGGAGGGACTGCGGGAGCGCAAGAAGCGGCTGCTGCGCCGCCGGCTGACCGACACGGCCACGGCCATGTTCCTCGAGCGCGGTTTCGACGCGGTCCGCGTCGCCGAGATCGCCGCGGCCTGCGACGTGTCGGAGAAGACCGTCTTCAACTACTTCCCCAGCAAGGAAGCCCTGATCCTCGACCGGCCCGAAGCCACCATGGCCGCGCTGCGCGACGGGCTGGCCGGAACCGGCCGCACCCCCGTCGAAGCGGTGCTGGAGATCCTGGCCGGCGAGCTGGACGCGCTGCTGTCCTGGCTGGAGACCCAACCGGACCGGGCCGGGGCGAGCGCCCGGATCCAGGCGTTCGCCGAGCTGGTCCGCTCGACGCCCGCGCTGCGGGCGCACCACCGGGACAGGACCGAACAGCTGGAGGCGGTGGCCGCCGAGGTGCTGGCCGCCCGGACCGGCCGCGCCGCCGACGACCCGCGGTGCCAGATCGCGGCAACCGCCCTGCTCGGGCTCTGGGGCATCCAGTCCACGGCGCTGCGCCGGAGTCTCGACGGCGAACGCAGTCCGGACCAGGTCCGCCGGGCGGTCACCGCCGACGTGCGCAGCGCGGCCCGGCTCATCGACACCGGCTTGGCGGAGTTCGCGGCCGGATCGCGCTGA
- the folE gene encoding GTP cyclohydrolase I FolE yields MSVDPVSAPVPLRHLGVVHNRDTVDLDAAERAVADLLRALGKDPSSEHLGDTPRRVAHAYAEMLQPRDFQLTTFPNDEGYDELVLAKSIPVQSLCEHHLLPFRGVAHVGYLPGERILGLSKLARVVEMFARDLQVQERLTKQVADWLQEHLAPKGVGVVIEAEHLCMSLRGVRASGALTVTSSLHGLLREEPKTRQEFFALSGVSA; encoded by the coding sequence GTGAGCGTCGATCCCGTCAGCGCCCCGGTCCCGCTGCGGCACCTCGGTGTCGTCCACAACCGCGACACCGTCGACCTGGACGCGGCCGAACGCGCGGTCGCCGACCTGCTGCGGGCGCTCGGGAAGGACCCGTCGTCGGAGCACCTCGGCGACACGCCGCGGCGGGTGGCCCACGCCTACGCGGAGATGCTGCAGCCGCGCGACTTCCAGCTGACGACCTTCCCCAACGACGAGGGCTACGACGAGCTCGTGCTGGCGAAGAGCATCCCGGTGCAGTCGCTGTGCGAGCACCACCTGCTGCCCTTCCGCGGCGTCGCCCACGTCGGCTACCTGCCCGGCGAGCGGATCCTCGGGCTGTCCAAGCTCGCCCGGGTCGTCGAGATGTTCGCGCGCGACCTGCAGGTGCAGGAGCGGTTGACCAAGCAGGTCGCGGACTGGCTGCAGGAGCACCTGGCGCCGAAGGGCGTCGGCGTCGTGATCGAGGCCGAGCACCTGTGCATGTCCCTGCGCGGGGTGCGGGCGAGCGGCGCGCTGACCGTGACGTCGTCGCTGCACGGCCTGCTGCGGGAAGAACCCAAGACGCGGCAGGAGTTCTTCGCCCTGAGCGGGGTGAGCGCGTGA